Part of the Neisseria leonii genome is shown below.
ATTTTGTCGCTGATTCTGAACGAAGAAGTGTAAGGAGGCGGTTGTGAACGAAAAACAGCTCAGCGTGGAAGCCATTGAAAACGGCACGGTCATCGACCATCTCCCCGCCGGTTCGGGCTTGGCGATTCTGCGCCAATTCAAACTGCTGCATCACGGCAGCGCGGTAACGGTAGGCTTTAATCTGCCGAGCAAGCGCGCGGGCAGCAAAGACATCATCAAAATCAAAGAAGTGGTGTTTACGCAGGCCGATGCCAACCGTCTGGCACTGTTTGCG
Proteins encoded:
- the pyrI gene encoding aspartate carbamoyltransferase regulatory subunit: MNEKQLSVEAIENGTVIDHLPAGSGLAILRQFKLLHHGSAVTVGFNLPSKRAGSKDIIKIKEVVFTQADANRLALFAPDATVNIIERFKVVAKLPLTLPESIGEVFVCPNRNCAGHGEPVKSRFYVRRSGGQVKLKCHYCEKTFPRETLTEAV